Within the Desulforhopalus sp. genome, the region CCGCCCTGGAAGTTGAAGCCTGACATCTTTGGCACGTTCATTGCCGTGGGCGCACCGGCAAGGTACCAGGCGATCAGGGGGAGACCAATCAGCAGGGCAAGGGACACACGGACAAGAGGGAAAATCTCGCCGGTTGCCGCCTGACGTTTTGCCGCCCATTTGCGGATAATAAAAATCAACAGGCCCGCAAGGGCGAGGGCAGCCGCTGCGTATGCGTACGCTGGGTGTGCTTCGGGAATACCAAAAACCAAGCCCCGGTTGCACAGGAAGACTCCCGGTATAAAGTTGAGTGCCTGGCGCGGTCCCGGAAGAATCTCGTAAAAAAAGGCATACCAAAAGAACAGCTGCAGAAGGATTGGAATGTCCTGAAGAACCTCGATGTAGATGGCCGACAGTTTGGCGAGCAGCCAGTTCGAAGACAACCTGGCGATACCCAGAATGGTGCCGATGATGATGGTCAGAACGATGCCGATAAAAGAGACCAGCAGGGTATTTAAAAAACCGACAAAAAGGGCCCGGCCATAGGAGTCAGCGGCGGTATATTGAACGAGTTTTACACCGATTTCGAAGGAGGCCTCTTTGTGGAAGAAACCAAAGCCCGTGGCAATGTTTTGCCGGGCAAGGTTGGCCAGGGTGTTGTGTACCAGATAGTAGCTGAGGAGTCCGACACCAAGCAGGGTGATAATCTGATAAAGAATCGCCAGCTTGGCCGGATCACGCAGGAAGGGAATTTTCTCTGGTGCTGTTGTATCCATATTCACCTGTGAATTCGACTATGCCCAGCCAAGGCCGGGCATAGTTGCTTGTGTACCATGGAAAATCCATCCTGTGATTCTTAGAATGGATTTTCGTTAAGGTACGTATTCCCTTTGAGGGCTTGTTTATTTGTTTACTTGAAAGGTGGCGAGTACATCAGACCGCCATTTGTCCACAGGGCATTCAGGCCTCGTTTCAGCATCAGTGTGGTGTTTTCGCCGACGTTTCTTTCAAAAACCTCGCCGTAGTTTCCAACCTGCTTGACGATGTTATAGGCCCATTTCTCGTCAAGTCCGAGTGCCTTGCCGTTGCCGGGGGTAACTCCGAGGAATCGTTGTACCTTTGGATCGGTGCTCTTCAGCATCTCATCGACGTTTTTCGAGGTAATACCGAGCTCTTCTGCCTCGATCATCGCCAATACTGAATAGTTGACGATATCTTTCCATTGATTGTCGCCATGGCGAACGGCCGGGGCGAGAGGCTCTTTGGAAATGACTTCCGGGAGGATTACATAGTCGCCGGGATTGGGCGCTACCGTGCGCATTCCTGCGAGCTGGGAGACATCAGAAGTCAGACAATCACAGCGGCCGGCAAAGAAGGCCTTCGACAACTCAGCAGTGTTCTCGATGACCACTGGGTTCATCTTCATCTTATTGAGGCGAAAATAGTCGGCAACATTCTGCTCGGTGGTGGTGCCGGGGAGGACGCAAACGGAGGCCCCGTCCAGTTCCTTGGCATTTTTAATAGAGAGTTTTTTGGGAACCAGGAAACCTTGGCCATCGTAGTAGTTGGGCTGAGCAAAGTCCAGCCCGAGCTCGGTGTCTCTGGTAAGGGTCTGGGTGCCGTTGCGGGTCAGGACATCTATTTCACCGGATTGCAGTGCGGTAA harbors:
- a CDS encoding amino acid ABC transporter substrate-binding protein, whose product is MVHFQKIVPAVVAAFCLTASVAVASTLDDVKAKGFVQTGVNGDLFGFGKPDEKGVWKGLDVDTAKAIAAAIFGDTEKVKYTTVSAKTRFTALQSGEIDVLTRNGTQTLTRDTELGLDFAQPNYYDGQGFLVPKKLSIKNAKELDGASVCVLPGTTTEQNVADYFRLNKMKMNPVVIENTAELSKAFFAGRCDCLTSDVSQLAGMRTVAPNPGDYVILPEVISKEPLAPAVRHGDNQWKDIVNYSVLAMIEAEELGITSKNVDEMLKSTDPKVQRFLGVTPGNGKALGLDEKWAYNIVKQVGNYGEVFERNVGENTTLMLKRGLNALWTNGGLMYSPPFK
- a CDS encoding ABC transporter permease subunit (The N-terminal region of this protein, as described by TIGR01726, is a three transmembrane segment that identifies a subfamily of ABC transporter permease subunits, which specificities that include histidine, arginine, glutamine, glutamate, L-cystine (sic), the opines (in Agrobacterium) octopine and nopaline, etc.) — encoded protein: MDTTAPEKIPFLRDPAKLAILYQIITLLGVGLLSYYLVHNTLANLARQNIATGFGFFHKEASFEIGVKLVQYTAADSYGRALFVGFLNTLLVSFIGIVLTIIIGTILGIARLSSNWLLAKLSAIYIEVLQDIPILLQLFFWYAFFYEILPGPRQALNFIPGVFLCNRGLVFGIPEAHPAYAYAAAALALAGLLIFIIRKWAAKRQAATGEIFPLVRVSLALLIGLPLIAWYLAGAPTAMNVPKMSGFNFQGGISISPEFTALLLGLVLYTSAFVAEVVRAGIQSVGKGQREAAMSIGLKPAHVLNLVILPQALRVIVPPLTSQMLNLTKNSSLAVAIGYPDFVSVAGTTINQTGQAIEGVAMIMIVYLAFSLTTSAIMNWYNKKIAIVER